A region of the Elusimicrobiota bacterium genome:
TGAAAAACTTTTTTTTGATATTGAGATGCCTTTGGTAAATATTCTTGCCGAGATGGAATATTTCGGCATTAAGGTCAACATGCCTCTTTTGAAAAAACTTGATTCTGAGTTTAAGCAGAGCTTGAAGACAATTGAAAAAAATATTTACAGCCTTGCCGGCGAAGAATTTAACATAAATTCCCCTAAACAATTGTCGGTAATTCTCTTTGAAAAGTTAAAGCTTCCGGTTTTGAAAAAAACAAAAACGGGATATTCTACTGACGAAGAGGTTTTGACCGAACTTTCCGATAAACATGAGCTTCCGGCAAAATTAATTGAACACAGGGAACTGCAGAAGCTGGAATCCACATATATTGATTCCTTGATCAATCTTGCCGACAAAAAAACTTCAAGAGTTCATACGTCTTTCAATCAAGCGGTAACGGCCACCGGGAGACTTTCTTCAACCGAACCCAATCTGCAGAATATTCCGATAAGAAGCGACTACGGAAAGAAAATAAGAAGCGTATTTATTGCCGAAAAAGACAACATCCTTCTTTCCGCTGATTATTCGCAGATTGATCTGCGAGTCCTTGCGCATATTTCGCAGGATCCTGCCCTCATAAAAGCTTTTAAAAACGGCGAGGATATACATTCAGCTACGGCAAGAGAAATCTTCGGTGTAACCGATAAAGAAATTACTGACGAGATTCGCAGAATCGCAAAA
Encoded here:
- the polA gene encoding DNA polymerase I — protein: EKLFFDIEMPLVNILAEMEYFGIKVNMPLLKKLDSEFKQSLKTIEKNIYSLAGEEFNINSPKQLSVILFEKLKLPVLKKTKTGYSTDEEVLTELSDKHELPAKLIEHRELQKLESTYIDSLINLADKKTSRVHTSFNQAVTATGRLSSTEPNLQNIPIRSDYGKKIRSVFIAEKDNILLSADYSQIDLRVLAHISQDPALIKAFKNGEDIHSATAREIFGVTDKEITDEIRRIAKTINFGIIYGISPYGLSQQLKISTTEAKNYIDKYFEKYKGVKEWMGNLLQETRVSGYVSTLFGRIRYLPDINSKNAQVRGFSERIAMNTPIQGTSADIIKIAMINLNRHFKKENYKTKMLVQVHDDLLIETPEKELNKTAALAKEEMENAVKLEIPVVVDIKSGLNWAEMTKI